From the genome of Pseudomonas bubulae:
CCCGCAGCGGCCAGCCGATCGTCTCGCCCGGCCGTGAGTTGTACGACATGTTTGGCTCACGCAGCGCCACCCAGGCGGGTGCTTCCAACAACATGGTGCTGCGCAACCCGGCCGTCGACAAGCTGATTGACGGGGTAGTCCAGGCCAACAGCCGCGAAGAGATGGTGCATTACACCCGCGCCCTCGACCGCGTATTGCTGTGGAACTACTACATGATCCCTCACTACTACTCGGTCGGCACCCCGACGGTGTACCTGAACCGCTTCGGCCAGCCCGCCAGGGAGGCCAAATTCGACGAAGGCCTGGACACCTGGTGGGAAGTCAGCAAAACCCCATTAACCAATGCTGCGTATGGCCAGGCCAACGCACAGCCGGAGGGTCATTGAGATGCTGCATTACATCAGCCGTCGCCTGTTACTCATCATCCCCACCCTGCTGTGCATTCTGGTGGTCAACTTTATGATCGTGCAGGCCGCCCCCGGTGGTCCGGTGGATCAGGCCATTGCCCGCCTGCAGGGCTTCGGTGGCGCTGCGGTCGGCGGCGGCGGTGGCGAAATGGCCGCGGCCGCCGGCGGGGCCAGCCGTAGCAGTCGCGGCCTTGACCCGGCCTTGATTGAAGAAATCACCAAGCATTACGGCTTCGACAAACCCATGCACGAGCGTCTCTGGCTGATGCTCAAGAACTACGCGCAACTGGACTTCGGCAGCAGTTTCTTTCGCGGGGCCAAGGTCACTGACCTGATCGTGGAGAAGCTGCCGGTATCCATCTCGCTGGGCCTGTGGGCGACGCTGATCACCTACCTGATTTCCATTCCGCTGGGCATCCGCAAGGCCATACACAACGGCAGCGCCTTCGATGTATGGACCAGCACGGCGATCATCATCGGCTACGCCATGCCCGCCTTTCTGTTCGCCATTCTGTTGATCGTGGTGTTTGCCGGCGGCAGTTATGTCAGCTGGTTCCCAGTGCAGGGCATCGTCTCGGACAACTTCGACAGCCTGAGTTTCTTCGGCAAGATCGGCGATTATCTGTGGCATATGGTACTGCCCGTGTCGGCGCTGGTGATCGGCGGTTTTGCCACCCTGACCATCCTCACCAAAAACAGCTTTCTCAACGAAATCAGCCGACAGTATGTGGTTACCGC
Proteins encoded in this window:
- a CDS encoding microcin C ABC transporter permease YejB, which codes for MLHYISRRLLLIIPTLLCILVVNFMIVQAAPGGPVDQAIARLQGFGGAAVGGGGGEMAAAAGGASRSSRGLDPALIEEITKHYGFDKPMHERLWLMLKNYAQLDFGSSFFRGAKVTDLIVEKLPVSISLGLWATLITYLISIPLGIRKAIHNGSAFDVWTSTAIIIGYAMPAFLFAILLIVVFAGGSYVSWFPVQGIVSDNFDSLSFFGKIGDYLWHMVLPVSALVIGGFATLTILTKNSFLNEISRQYVVTARAKGLTERRVLYGHVMRNAMLLVVAGIPQALIEVFFAGSLLIETIFNLDGIGRMSYEAAVSRDYPVVFGTLFLFTLFGLLIKLIGDLCYTLLDPRIDFSARTA